DNA from Salvelinus namaycush isolate Seneca chromosome 6, SaNama_1.0, whole genome shotgun sequence:
AATAAAATGAACAATTTTGTATGAGTTGGCATgttagctccatcctggtggtgcagtggacaaattccatggatagagaacagaagatcataggtttgaatctcacatACACCATGCCACAATAAAAATACATCTGTTTGCATGATTCATTTTCATGTTTCCTGTCTGTGGTTGGAGTTCAAAACAGTAAActtaagctagcagtgttattaaattCTTGTTGAAACATGTTCTCAGTATGTTATTTAATAACCTATAATTTACCTTCTCAGAacattaataaaacctcccaggaaaactttaaaggaaccatagtaaaacgttctcagaacctccctgcaacctaaaacgTAGTTCCCAGAACAGGCGACATTTAAAAAACATTCAGTTCTACCAATCAGGACATTTTTGGCTTCGTTCCCAGAACTAATGGGAAACCAAAATTGTACATTTCCACAatttccaaggaaccaaatgtgctagctgggtactgTGTGGTCCATTTTGACTGTTACTAAACTGTCTTTTCTTCCTCCAGTTTGTCTTCAATGTGGTTTTATTGTCCTCAATCGTTGAATAGTCTATTAGTTCAGTACGTTATGATACAGTATCTAGCCTACTGTGTGTGGCCAGTTTGAACAGTTACAACACTCCCCTCTTCCCTCCTACTGCAGGAAATGTTTCTGCATGGCTGGACAGGCTCCATCTTGTCCATATACTCAAAACAATGTGTTACCATGTAATGTGTCAGCCCAGAGTCAGAGCTCTTGTCAAACAAGTCTGTTCTCTAACTACAAAACACTCTGAGAacagaaattataggttattttgaGTATTTTTTATGACTTTCACTGAATATTTCAATAACACTGGTAGTTtggaactccaagcacagataagaCACATGGACATTCATATCCTTgtgcattaatcatgcaaacacatttttttatttttttattgtgacacaGCATCTGTGAGATTTGTGAGAACCTATAAGCTGCTGTTGTCTATTCacggaattagtccactgcgccaccagaaTGGAggtagcatgccatgtttttttacgcatacaaagctgttcattttagtctattcaaacagaccccatttcaaaggaaacactaAGATCACTAACATTAAGATCAGgcgtggccaattagtgggctcGGCCAACACACTTGAATACACTTAACAAGATAGTtcgttttgttgatgctgagaacagaatgtatatatttttaaataacattcttagaacgttctctgaatattACTAAAGTATTCTTGTGTTTTTTTATGGAACGTTTTCTTAACATTTGAGAACAAAATGTATgcttttaaataaaatgtttagaacgttctctgaacgtcactaaagttttcttgtgtttttttatggaaagttttcttaaagatctcggaacaatttgagaacatgactttaaatagaaccactaGAAAATCTGAAGGAAATGTTATGCTGAAGTGCTGAAATttccacagaagaacgttgtttcttaaggttcttggaacaatttgagaacattcccaatgtcaaaccagttggagaacgttcctagaacattaccagaatttaaatgaaatgtaaccatgtttgaacttttaggaaacattctgttaacataatgaaataccaagaaaattccttttttttttgttaagttccttaaatgtgctgagaatgttccaaagcaaagcaactatcctgcaccattcccagaaaggtTGTTTGCAAAATAACCATTGGACAACCATGCTTTCACCAAgatctaagaaacatatggttgtcGAACtgtatgtgctagctgggatgtgTATACATATCCTGTAGGCTACTAGGCTACTGCAGATGTTTTGCACAATAACTGATATCGAGCAAATAGACATCAGAATAGTTTAAACCCCAAATATTATATTACACCATGGAGAAAGTGGTGGCGGTGTCAGTATACGGCCATAACGCAATGTGTAATATGATGGTAATATATTTATCGCGTGCGCGTCATCGGGCGTGGTTGGCTGCCACCGGCGGTAGTCTGGAGGCAGGATCTGATGGATGCGGAGTGACAGATCAGGGTTAGCCGCCAGGGGAGTCCATTTTCCTCCACATTCCTTCCCGAGACACCCAGCTCACCTCGGTGCTCCACGGAGCGGACAGGCAGAGCCAGCCAGAGCCgcgcctctcttctctctcagctcgCAGCTGTGTAACAAACAcacagcaggacacagcagcagcgcCTCACAGCCTGTGAGTCTCAGCCAGACCCAACCACAGCCAGTGCAGCCTATTCGGCTCAAAAAGGAAAGTCCGGTGATCTGCTGTTTATGGAGATGAGATGCATGTGACCATGTTGTCGCTGTAAAATGAGTTTGCTAGCGGCATGTGGTTCCATGGGGACTTTGCAGGGATATCTCGTTCGGTAAGGCATGGCACTTTCTACTTGACAAAATACAACTCACAGGAGGAGGTGGCGGCTGACTTGCACAGAACAACAGCACGGCGGAGGCCAAACACAGTGCGCTGAATTTGGATATGAGCTAAAAGTTTGCAAACCCTATAAGATGTTTGGGATATACGTTGAGGGTTTAAGTTTAGTGTAATTTTTGTTATTATGGGTGTAGACTGAACGGGAGTTTATTCTCTTCACTGAGATAAGGATGGCTTTCTGAGGAGGATATATCTGTCTGCGCTATGATCTGGACCATGCGGACTCTGATGCTGAGgactctgtgtgtgttgttggggAATGCACATGTCTTATCTCTCAGAAATAATGGCGACATACGAACTAGAGAAACAGCAGGGGGTTATTATGGGCTTAACGCCACAGCAACACACAGGACCGCTCACACAGCCATCAGAGAGCGTCCCCAAAACACAGTCTATGACAGCACTCGCTCCGGGGGACACGCTACAGGTTCGTCCTACTCCAAACAGACTCTTCAAACATGGATGGAACATTTTCATTCTACTTCTGTGAGAAGGATGCGCGTAATTCAGGATGAAACCAAGCATAGACATGTAGAATTAAAACAACACCACTCCAACAGAACACTGACACTGGGGGATTACTCCGTGACCCCGCACAGGGACCTGGTGCGCCGCCACAAGAGGAGAAAGTTGAATAGTGAGATCGGCGCGGCCGCTGCCATGGGGATGGCAGGTGGATACAATACCACTAAGTCCCCAGCAATGGGCCAGCAACGCGGGGGACTACTGGACAGCGACAGACGCAAGAGAGGCACAAAAGACGAGCAGAAGAAGGCGTttaagagggagaggaggagaaaattGTTGAACAAAAGCTCAATGGCTTTATCTCAGGCGCAGAGCGCAGTGGACGGGCtgggcccccctctctctccatgggaGCCAATACCCAAGCCCCTAGCTCTCACCTCTACCGACCTACCCCTCGACCTCTTCACCAGGGGAAACGAGATGTTTACTTACCGCGAGGAAAACCCGTGGGATGCCACTCCAATGACCCCTCCCAACACAGCAGATTTTGGAAGCGAAATCAAAAACCCATTTTACCCTGTGACAAGTGAAACCTTTGGCGCGTACGCTATCACGGGCGTTTCTGCCGTCATTTTCCTCGCTGGGATAGCAGGGAACATAGCCATACTGTGCATCGTGTGTCAGAACTACTACATGAAGAGTATCTCCAACTCTCTCATAGCTAACCTGGCCATCTGGGATTTTGTAGTCGTCTTCTTTTGTCTGCCCCTCGTCATTTTCCATGAGTTGACTAAGTCCTGGCTACTGGGAGAATTCACCTGTAAAATCGTGCCATATCTGGAGgtattctattttattttattctattctactacaGATTTTCTCCTTATATTGGTGGAAGATGGGGCTTGGGTCATCTGAACACTTCTCTTGGCATAGGCACAATTTCAAATAGTATTGCATTGTGTATTACGTATTTATAATACAGTATTGTCATATTCAGAACAAGTTGTGATAGAAACGCCTATCACAGTGAACATGACACTAATCCAATTCACCCTAACACGGGATTAGCCTCCATAGGCACAATAATAAACAAGATGAGTTCCCACCAAGATCAGATGTTACCTCTTCTCATTATGACACCCAGTGTGACCTGCTGGCTGCTGGAGAGAAGTGGCCTCCCTCCACCCACACACTTAAtccttccctctatctctccctttttTTTGTCCCACTTCTGTGtctctccttttttctctctctctctctctgtcgctctctctctctctcttgatctctccctctatctctctcgctctctcacactcacacaactCTGTGCCTATCTACTACAGTATgatatctctgtctttctcacctACACATACAAGGGGACTAAGTAAATCACAAAACACCACACCCAGTTTATAGCCATCTCACTTTACCCTGGGTGGGTATCAGTGTGATGCAATgttcaacctgtgtgtgtgtgtgtgcgcagtcaTGCCTTTCCTTTGTAAGGCCGTTGGGTTAAAAACAGTTTCGTATTCCCACAACTCCTTATCTCATTGTACAGTGTAGCAGTGAAACTGTCGGAGGATATTGAGTTTGCTGCTGCAGAACAATATGAGTTGGAAGTAGAGCGCTAGGTGTAGGGTGAGGAGTGCTTGAAGAAGGTGTCAGTAGACCGTatggctagtgtgtgtgtgtgtgtgtgtgtgtgtgtgtgtgtgtgtgtgtgtgtgtgtgtgtgtgtgtgtgtgtgtgtgtgtgtgtgtgtgtgtgtgtgtgtgtgtgtgtgtgtgtgtgtgtgtgtgtgtgtgtgtaggttgggGTCCGTGCGTGTGGGTGAGTGCCTGCAGGCACGTTTGTGAATTGTAGGCATGCATGCCCATGAGTCCCTGCATGCGTcagtgcatgcatgtgtgtcgCCCGGccatgcgtgtgcatgtgtgtgtccgtgcgtgtcctcagccctgTGTGTCCTCAGCCCTGTGCAGTGCCGAGCTGATCCACTGTGACTGTATGTGGGTTAAGTGGGCAGTAATGTCGCTCCGCAGGCAGGATGTGGGAGAGAACACTCCACTGGGAGGAGTGGAAGCCTCGGGCTGCGTTGCCCGCTGGCTCATGACACACAcccgcacgcacacacccacacacggaTGTGTGTGCAGACGCAATCAGACAGACTCACAGACGAAGACACACGCACATACATGACCACACAGACACGCACTCATACACATCCATAAACCCATATTCCAATCCCCAGAGCCCAGACGGTAGATATGAG
Protein-coding regions in this window:
- the LOC120049896 gene encoding prosaposin receptor GPR37-like, which gives rise to MIWTMRTLMLRTLCVLLGNAHVLSLRNNGDIRTRETAGGYYGLNATATHRTAHTAIRERPQNTVYDSTRSGGHATGSSYSKQTLQTWMEHFHSTSVRRMRVIQDETKHRHVELKQHHSNRTLTLGDYSVTPHRDLVRRHKRRKLNSEIGAAAAMGMAGGYNTTKSPAMGQQRGGLLDSDRRKRGTKDEQKKAFKRERRRKLLNKSSMALSQAQSAVDGLGPPLSPWEPIPKPLALTSTDLPLDLFTRGNEMFTYREENPWDATPMTPPNTADFGSEIKNPFYPVTSETFGAYAITGVSAVIFLAGIAGNIAILCIVCQNYYMKSISNSLIANLAIWDFVVVFFCLPLVIFHELTKSWLLGEFTCKIVPYLEVASLGVTTFTLCALCIDRFRAATNVQMYYEMIENCTSTTAKLAVIWIGALLLALPELLIRQLVTEDPALPDDPPTERCVVRISTSLPDTLYVLGLTYEGARLWWCFGCYFCLPTLFTIGCSLVTARKIRRAEQASVRGNKKQIRLESQMNCTVVALAIVYGACVVPENICNIVSAYMAAGVPERTMAVLHLLSQLLLFCRAAVTPVLLLLLCRPLGRAFLDCCCCCCCNHAHSSGTASDDNEHECTTELELSPFSTIRRELSNYTPAGSNC